The Nitrospira sp. sequence CTGGGAACTACTGTGGCCGAAGCGCTCGTACGGAGGTTGCCGCGTGATGGGGGAAGTCTCTATGTCGGCGCCGGAGTGGCGGAGCTTCCGGCACTACTTGCCGAAGCGATCGGCCGCCAACGCACGGTGGAGCCGTATAACCTTCGGCGCTTGGAGGTCGCGGTGCTCAATCGTGCGTGTCGCGGTTTACCGATTCGTTTCCACGCTCTCGATGCCTCCCGAGCACAAGGTCGATTCAATCACATCTGGATCGTCAGCGTGCTCAACGATCCGGAGCGGTTCCCCCACCTCTCCACGCTGTCATATGGTCGCGCTGATCCGGTCACCTTCCAGCATGTGCTCTTTCAGAAAGAGCGGCGGATCGTCCAAGCGATCGTGAACCGCTGCATGTCAAAATTAGATGTGCCGGGCCTGGTGACCACGTCCACGGAGGAAGTGGTATGGATTGCGGACTGGTGCCATCGACACCAAGCGCCTTATCGTGTGGAGAAGAGACAATATCCCACGGCGCTCGTGGGCGATCCGATCTGTTTCATCAAAGTCGGTAAATAGGGAGAGACACCTGTCTGATGCCTGTCAGAGCTCAAAACCGGTCTTTTTACCCGTATCGCCCATATACTGCCTTGCATACTTCACATAATTGTCCGCCGATTCCCTGATCCAGGCCAACTCCTTCTCCGTGACCGGTCGCCTGACCTTCGCCGGAGCACCGAGGATCAGACTCTTCGGCGGGACAATCGTACCTTCCACAACGAGTGCGCCCGCTCCCACCACCGAATCCTCCCCGATCACCGCGCCATCCATGATGATCGCCCCCATCCCCACCAATACACGATCGTGAATCGTGCAACCATGCAGTACGACGTGATGGCCGATCGTGACCGCATTCCCGATTACCAGGGGGTGAGTGTCATGAGTAACGTGCAACATGCAGAGATCTTGTACGTTGGTCCGATCTCCGATCCTGATGTAATTCACATCGCCCCGAATGACCGCGTTAAACCACACACTGCAGTCCTCGCCCATGACGACATCGCCAATGACGACGGCGGTGGTTTCAACAAAGCAAGACTTCGGGACTGTCGGCTTGATGCCCTGAAACGTGCGAATCATGAGGAACACTCTAGGGGAATTGATCCAGATCCCGCAAGGGTCTGATTGACAGGCTTTTCGACCCTCCCGTAGACTGCCTTCATGTCCCAGCCCCTGATTGTTCCACAACGTTCTAAATCTGCCACGCCAGTTGGTGCGAACGGCCCAACGACCACGATCGGGTTCGTGAATCTTGGCTGCTCCAAAAATCAGGTCGATTCGGAAATCATGCTTGGCACGCTTGTATCTGAAGGGTTTCAGCTGACTGGTGATCCCCAAAAAGCCGAGGTGGTCATCGTGAATACCTGCGGCTTCATCGAAGAAGCCAAACAGGAATCGATTAACACGATCCTGGAGCACGGTCATCTGAAGAAAACAGGAACCTGCCGTATCTTGATCGCGGCCGGCTGCTTGGCGCAACGGTATCAGGGGGACTTACTGAAGGAATTGCCGGAACTGGATGCGGTAGTCGGCACCGGCGAGTTCGGCAAGATTGCCGAGATCTGTCGAGACTTATTGGCTCCGAAGAAGCGGCATCGGCGACTCTGGATCAGCCAACCCCCGTATCTCTATGATGAACTGGCCCCCCGTCTCAGGCTGGGTCAACAGCACAGCGCCTATGTGAAAATCGCTGAAGGTTGTAACCGGAATTGTACCTTCTGCGCCATCCCGCTGATGCGAGGCAAGCAACGCAGCCGGCCGGTGGAATCCATTGTCGCGGAAGCGCAGAAACTCGCGGAAGAAGGGGTGAAGGAAATCAACCTCATCTCGCAAGACACGGTCAACTACGGTGTCGATCTTGGCCTTCGCCAAGGCTTAGTCCGACTGTTCCGTGAATTGGTGAAGGTTGAAGGCCTCCGGTGGATCCGGCCGTTCTACCTTTACCCGCAGCAGGTCACAGATGATCTGCTGGATCTCTATGCCGGGGAAGAAAAGATCACGAAATATATCGACATGCCGCTTCAGCACATCAATGACCGCATGCTCAAACGCATGCATCGGCTGGGCGATCGCGCTGCGATTGAATCCCTGGTCGATCGCATACGGGAGCGCATTCCCGGTGTAGCGTTTCGGACGGCCTTCATCGTCGGCTTCCCGGGAGAAAACGAGGCGGCCTTCACCGAACTGCGCAACTATGTGGAGCAGGCTGAGTTTGACCGAGTCGCGGTGTTTCTCTACTCGGACGAGGAGAGGACTCCGGCCGCCGACTTGGACGAAAAGGTCGAGCGGGAAATTATGGATGAGCGCCGTAATGCCCTCCTTTCGATACAGGAATCGATCGCGACGGCCAAAGGACGGGCCAAGGTCGGCTCTATCCTTGACGTGCTTGTCGATGGCCGATCTGAAGAAACAGATGGCGCGCTGGAAGGGCGCCACGCAGGGCTCGCTCCTGAAATAGACGGCGTCGTCTATATCGACGAAGGTGCGGCCGATCGCCGCACGCAGCGCTCACCGCGTCAAAGGGTTGACGATCCAGCGCCCGGCGACTTCTGCAAGGTCCAGATTACGGATGCGGCGGGTTTTGATCTTGTCGGACACATCGTCACCAATCCAGTCCGCTGATTCTTATTTTCCCCCGCTCTGCTACACTCATACTTGTCATTTCATGGAGTGAGAACCGATGACCGCGTCGAGAAAAGATTCCATCATTCTGCTGATCCATTGCAAAGACCGTAAAGGCATCGTCGCGCGAGTGTCGGGATTCATTCACGATTTCGGCGGCAACATTCTCGACTCCGACCATCACACGGACGAAGAGACGAACGATTTTCTCATGCGGATGGAGTTTGCGACGGAGGGATTCCAAATTCCCGTGGGCGACATTCCGGCGGCCTTTGAGCCCATCGCCAAAGTGTACGAGATGCACTACGAGGTGCATCCGTCCAGCCGACGCACCCGGGTCGGCATGTTCGTGTCGAAGCAGGATCACTGTTTGGCGGACCTCCTCCAGCGGCACCGTCGAGACGAGCTGCATATCGATATTCCTGTCATCATTTCGAATCATGACACCTGCGCGACCTGGGCCGATCTCTTCAAGATCCCGTTTGCTGTGTATCCCGTTACCAAGGAGACCAAGCCGCAGCAGGAACGGCAGGTCTTGGCGCGCCTAAAGGAGCATACCGTTGAGCTCGTCGTGATGGCTCGTTACATGCAAATCCTCAGTGCGGACTTTCTCACCCAGGTCGGTTGTCCGGTGATCAACATTCACCATTCCTTTCTGCCAGCCTTCATCGGGGCAAATCCTTATCGGCAAGCCTATGACCGCGGCGTGAAGATCATCGGAGCGACCGCGCATTATGCGACCCAGGACCTGGACGAAGGGCCGATCATCGAGCAAGACGTGATTCGCGTGGGACATCGGGATACGGTGGACGATCTCGTGCGGAAAGGGCGTGACTTGGAGGAAATCGTGTTGGCTCGTGCCGTCCGGCGCCACATCGAGCGGCGTGTATTAGTGTACGGCAGAAAAACCGTGGTGTTCGACTAGGCTGTTCATCGGCTGGAAAGAGCGCGCAAGGCAGCCGCTTGAATCCGGCTCCCTTGCGCGTTCAGGCCTAGTGTCTTGCGTTAGATTTTGGCGGATAGAAACAACGAGTTCCCACGGCGATTGATCAGAATCAAAACGGTTCCTCCCTTCTTCACATCCGAGGACACCTTCTCAAAATCCTTCACCGACTTGATTGGTTGCCGGTTAATCTCTCGAATGAGATCGCCCGGTAGGAGGCCGGCCTTTTCGGCTCCACTACCCGGTTCTACCCCTGTCACCACTACACCCCGCTTCCCATTGAGCCCAAGGTCCCTGGCCATATCCTGATCGAGGTCCTCGACCGCGAGACCGGACAAGGCGTGGTCCGCATTGGCCCTTTCCACCTTGGCGATCTTCGTTTCGTCCGGCTGTTCACCGACTTTGACCGTCATCTCACGTTCGCGACCGTCGCGAATTACTTTCAACGGCACTTTGGTGCCGACGGCAGTTCTGGTCACCAATCGCTGCAATGCGACGCCATCCTCCACGGGAGTGCCGTGGTATTCAACGATAACGTCGCCCTGTTTAAGTCCGGCCTGGTCAGCCGGGCTGTTCTCCTTCACGTCGCTGATTAAGGCGCCCTTAGAATCATTGATGCTGAAGGACTTCGCCAGATCTTGATTCAAATCCTGGAGACCGATGCCGAGAAAGCCTCGGACAACTTTTCCGGTCCTGACAAGACTCTCATAGATCGGCTTGGCCATCGTCGTCGACACGGCGAACCCTACGCCTTGATAGCCACCGGTCTGTGAAAAGATCGCCGTATTGATGCCGACAAGTTCACCATTGGTATTCACCAGCGCACCGCCTGAGTTGCCCGGGTTGATGGCGGCGTCCGTTTGAATAAAATCTTCATACTGAGTAATCCCCATATGACCGCGTCCGACGGCGCTCACAATCCCGAGCGTCACCGTGGAATTCAACCCGAACGGATTGCCGACCGCAAGGACATACTCACCGACTTGCAGTTTGGAGGCATCTCCCCATCGTACGCTGGGAAGATCGCTGGCGTTGATCTTGACGACGGCAAGGTCAGTCTTCGGATCAGTGCCGACGATCTTTCCCTTGAATTCTCGTTTGTCAGGAAGGGTCACGCTGACTTCTTGAGCATTGGCGATCACATGATTGTTCGTCAACACATATCCGTCTGAGGAAACGATTACGCCGGATCCCTGACTTCGTCGAGGTCCTCGAGGCTCCAAGGGGTTCTGCGGCCCCCGATGTCTTGGGTCGAGCGGCTTTCCGAAGAACTCTTCCATTCGGTCGCGTAGTTCATCAGGGAGGGATGATCCGTCCGAGACCTTTTCCGTCATGACCGTCGTAATATTGACGACCGCCGGAGTAGCTTGTTTTGCGACTTCCGTAAACCCGTTCGTGGGAGTTGTGGTGGCCGCAGCCACTGGAGTTGAAGTGGGGGCACTGGATGCGTGGGATGTACTGAGCGAGTGACCTCCCCAAACCAAGACTCCACCCACGAGACCGATTCCGATTGCGGAACCGACCTTACCAAGTAGGCGTGATGACATACGTCCTCCTTTTTGGACTGCTAGATGAGAACCAGCTCACTGTGATGCCTGCCGTCGGGCGGATCGTGAATGTGTACGAAGAAATCTAACAACCGGTGATGAGAGTGGGATTAGCCCAGTATTAGAGTTCGTTAAGCAGAAGGGCGCGTGAGGGGGAGCACGACGGTGAAGGTTGACCCTTGGCCAATATTGCTTTTGACCTCTACTCGGCCTTTGTGTAGATCTGCGATCCAGGCGCAGATGGCGAGCCCCAGACCCGTTCCCTTCTTCGTGTGGGCTCGGGCTACGTCGGTGCGGAAGAAACGCTGGAAAATCCGTTTGTGGTCGGCCGGATCGATACCGATGCCATGGTCAGTGATCGAGAGTCGAGCTTCCCGTCCATCGTTCAACAACGAGATCTCAACTT is a genomic window containing:
- a CDS encoding gamma carbonic anhydrase family protein, whose amino-acid sequence is MIRTFQGIKPTVPKSCFVETTAVVIGDVVMGEDCSVWFNAVIRGDVNYIRIGDRTNVQDLCMLHVTHDTHPLVIGNAVTIGHHVVLHGCTIHDRVLVGMGAIIMDGAVIGEDSVVGAGALVVEGTIVPPKSLILGAPAKVRRPVTEKELAWIRESADNYVKYARQYMGDTGKKTGFEL
- the rimO gene encoding 30S ribosomal protein S12 methylthiotransferase RimO, with protein sequence MSQPLIVPQRSKSATPVGANGPTTTIGFVNLGCSKNQVDSEIMLGTLVSEGFQLTGDPQKAEVVIVNTCGFIEEAKQESINTILEHGHLKKTGTCRILIAAGCLAQRYQGDLLKELPELDAVVGTGEFGKIAEICRDLLAPKKRHRRLWISQPPYLYDELAPRLRLGQQHSAYVKIAEGCNRNCTFCAIPLMRGKQRSRPVESIVAEAQKLAEEGVKEINLISQDTVNYGVDLGLRQGLVRLFRELVKVEGLRWIRPFYLYPQQVTDDLLDLYAGEEKITKYIDMPLQHINDRMLKRMHRLGDRAAIESLVDRIRERIPGVAFRTAFIVGFPGENEAAFTELRNYVEQAEFDRVAVFLYSDEERTPAADLDEKVEREIMDERRNALLSIQESIATAKGRAKVGSILDVLVDGRSEETDGALEGRHAGLAPEIDGVVYIDEGAADRRTQRSPRQRVDDPAPGDFCKVQITDAAGFDLVGHIVTNPVR
- the purU gene encoding formyltetrahydrofolate deformylase; its protein translation is MTASRKDSIILLIHCKDRKGIVARVSGFIHDFGGNILDSDHHTDEETNDFLMRMEFATEGFQIPVGDIPAAFEPIAKVYEMHYEVHPSSRRTRVGMFVSKQDHCLADLLQRHRRDELHIDIPVIISNHDTCATWADLFKIPFAVYPVTKETKPQQERQVLARLKEHTVELVVMARYMQILSADFLTQVGCPVINIHHSFLPAFIGANPYRQAYDRGVKIIGATAHYATQDLDEGPIIEQDVIRVGHRDTVDDLVRKGRDLEEIVLARAVRRHIERRVLVYGRKTVVFD
- a CDS encoding DegQ family serine endoprotease; translation: MSSRLLGKVGSAIGIGLVGGVLVWGGHSLSTSHASSAPTSTPVAAATTTPTNGFTEVAKQATPAVVNITTVMTEKVSDGSSLPDELRDRMEEFFGKPLDPRHRGPQNPLEPRGPRRSQGSGVIVSSDGYVLTNNHVIANAQEVSVTLPDKREFKGKIVGTDPKTDLAVVKINASDLPSVRWGDASKLQVGEYVLAVGNPFGLNSTVTLGIVSAVGRGHMGITQYEDFIQTDAAINPGNSGGALVNTNGELVGINTAIFSQTGGYQGVGFAVSTTMAKPIYESLVRTGKVVRGFLGIGLQDLNQDLAKSFSINDSKGALISDVKENSPADQAGLKQGDVIVEYHGTPVEDGVALQRLVTRTAVGTKVPLKVIRDGREREMTVKVGEQPDETKIAKVERANADHALSGLAVEDLDQDMARDLGLNGKRGVVVTGVEPGSGAEKAGLLPGDLIREINRQPIKSVKDFEKVSSDVKKGGTVLILINRRGNSLFLSAKI